The DNA segment ACTCGGTAGCCCAGTTTCTCTACAGCTTGCATGATGGTGGGATTGGGAGTCACTACTCTTCCCTCCTGTTAAAATTTAGTTTAATCTTTCTTAAGTATAAAGTTTTATTTTAGCTAGGAATTGGGGAGTAGGGGGGAGGAAGATCACGACTACTCAAATGGCGGCAACGCAAATGAAGAAACAAGAAAACAGGTTCTGCCATGTTATGATTATTCAGCTTGGCTTGGTTAATCAGCAATTTTTCTATTCTAAATATGGTTCAGTATACTCTCGCTCAAAGCCCAGAAATTATGCTCACTGTTCCTGGAAAGGATTCAGCCAAAGCCCGTGAGAAAGCGATGGATCAGCTGATGGAATTGATGGATGCTGGTAAGCTTCCCACAGAACTGGAAGAGGGATTTGGACCTCAACAATTAATTGAAGTGAAGGAATCGACTAATGATTCTGCTAGTGGCGAGGACAGCATTACACAAGCTGTCCAGATTTTGAATAATCTGGCCACACTCAAGCTAAAGGTGCAGGAATCACGCGCTGATGCACTAGAAATCCGTAAGGCTGTTGATGTTCTGTTTTTAGATAATTCAGTAACTGAAGAAGAAATTGCTCGTCTTAAGGAAGGGTTTAAAGTCCTGAAAAGCTTTGCTCAGGCTAATTTGCGTTACCAGGAAGCACGAGCTAAAGCCGAACACGCACGCCAAGTTTTGGATCAAGCATTGAAATCTCCTGAGCAATAATTACCCATGATTTGAGAAGATCCCGACGAAAGGCGATCGCTTCTATCAGATTCGACAGGGCTATTTCATTAGACATCTGGTGAAAATAAAATATGCGTGATCACAGAAGCGTTGTAAAGACGTTCCAGCGACTCAAGGGATTTTAATCCCTGTGGTATTTATAGCAACCGCCAAGGACGTTAGGACATAAACTGATCATAAAAGTTAGACACCGAAAGATTTTACCCTACTCCCCACTCCCCACTCCCCATTACCCAGCTATATGTTAAAATTGAGTTGTGAGTAAGAACAAACACATCTACGTGTTGAAGCATCCTAGTATCGGAGAAATCCCGGCTCCTATGAAACAACAGTTAGGTTTTATTCCTAATGGCAGTATGACTCGAAAGAGTCAATAAAGGCAGGATGCGGAGCGTACTGGAATTTAGCTTAGTGATGGATTCTGAAAGCATTGAAACATAGAAGTAGCTGGAAACCTAGGCATGACTTAGGGTGACTAAGTAAACGGCGTTTGACGGTCGTAGCGAGATTAGATTCAGGTAACATCCTTAATCTAATTCTGTCAGTAGAATCTCAGTGTTTTTAGACCTGAGAGTGTCAAAGCTTACCCCTGCGTGTAAATCCAAAACAATGACTATTCAACAACCAGACTACAATCCCAGTGGCGTAGGTGAAATCAATGGCAACATCTTCGGTTTACCATGCGATTATGAGTCTGCCAACTTGATTGTCATTGCTGTACCGTGGGAAGTAACAGTATCCTATGGTGCTGGTACAGCCAAAGCACCACAGCAGATTCTCGATGCTTCGATTCAACTCGATTTATTCGATTTCGATCATCCTGATGGCTGGAAACAAGGAATTTTCATGATGGAAATTCCCGAAGATATTTTAGAAAAGAATCAATATTATCGCACCTTGGCAGCAAAAATTATTGAAAGACTAGCACAAGGTGAACCACTGACAGCTACACCCGATTTAACCCCTGTGCTGACGGAAATTAATCAAGCTGGTGAACAGGTAAATAAATGGTTATTTGCCCAGTGTCAAGCAGCAATGAATCAGGGAAAACGTGTTGCAGTTATAGGTGGTGATCACAGTGTACCATTAGGTTATTTCCAAGCATTAGCCGCTAAATATCCCAATTACGGCATTTTACATATTGATGCCCACGCAGATTTACGCGATGCCTATGAGGGGTTTGAGTTTTCCCATGCTTCCATTATGTTTAATGGGCTAAAAATTCCGCAGATATCCAAGTTAGTCCAGGTAGGCGTGCGTGATATTTCTCATGATGAAGTGAAAATGATTGACCAATCAGATAGTCGCATCATCGGTTATTACGACCCAGTGATTAAACAAAAGCTTTACGCTGGGAGCATCTGGATTGATTTATGCCGAGAAATTATCAGTCATTTACCAGAGTACGTTTATATTAGCTTTGATGTGGATGGACTTGACCCGAAACTTTGCCCCAGTACGGGTACTCCTGTTCCTGGGGGGTTAGAATTAGAGCAAACTTTTTGTTTATTCCGGGAACTAGTAAAAAGCAATCATAAAATTATCGGTTTTGATG comes from the Nodularia sp. NIES-3585 genome and includes:
- the speB gene encoding agmatinase SpeB: MTIQQPDYNPSGVGEINGNIFGLPCDYESANLIVIAVPWEVTVSYGAGTAKAPQQILDASIQLDLFDFDHPDGWKQGIFMMEIPEDILEKNQYYRTLAAKIIERLAQGEPLTATPDLTPVLTEINQAGEQVNKWLFAQCQAAMNQGKRVAVIGGDHSVPLGYFQALAAKYPNYGILHIDAHADLRDAYEGFEFSHASIMFNGLKIPQISKLVQVGVRDISHDEVKMIDQSDSRIIGYYDPVIKQKLYAGSIWIDLCREIISHLPEYVYISFDVDGLDPKLCPSTGTPVPGGLELEQTFCLFRELVKSNHKIIGFDVCEVGDAEWDGNVGARIVYKLANLMDLSLSPLNGI